In Arthrobacter ramosus, one DNA window encodes the following:
- a CDS encoding dTDP-glucose 4,6-dehydratase has translation MKTAITGGAGFIGSHLVEYLLAAGDEVAVLDNLSTGRLENLKGVIGHRNFHFVEGTILDRDAVDKVVAGADRVFHLAAAVGVNLIVDHPLESLRTNIHGTEVVLDSVLESGASLLLASTSEIYGKNTSDSLSEEADRILGSALKSRWTYAAAKGIDEAFAHAYWRQFGLPVAIVRLFNTVGPRQTGRYGMVVPRLVRQALVGEPLTVYGDGNQTRCFSYVGDIVPAIVRISEEPLAYGNAYNLGGSYEISILTLAERIVELLGSGSAVTLVPYEQAYSEGYEDMRRRVPDNSKSFGLVGFEPKTTLDEIILNVAADYKPAKVLDPAGWKITLAS, from the coding sequence ATGAAAACAGCAATAACCGGCGGTGCCGGGTTCATAGGAAGCCACCTTGTTGAGTACTTGTTGGCGGCCGGGGACGAAGTCGCCGTGCTGGACAACTTGTCGACCGGACGCTTGGAGAATCTCAAAGGCGTTATCGGCCACAGGAACTTCCACTTCGTCGAGGGCACCATTCTCGACCGTGACGCAGTGGACAAGGTGGTGGCGGGTGCCGACAGGGTCTTCCATCTGGCCGCCGCGGTTGGCGTGAATCTGATTGTCGACCACCCGTTGGAGAGCCTCCGCACGAATATCCATGGCACCGAAGTGGTCCTGGACTCGGTCCTGGAATCAGGTGCCTCGCTGTTGCTGGCATCCACAAGCGAGATCTACGGCAAGAACACCTCGGACAGCCTCTCGGAGGAAGCGGACCGCATCCTGGGATCCGCGCTGAAATCCCGGTGGACCTACGCCGCGGCCAAGGGTATTGACGAGGCATTTGCCCATGCATATTGGCGCCAATTCGGGTTGCCGGTTGCCATCGTGCGGCTCTTCAACACGGTCGGTCCGCGGCAGACGGGCCGCTATGGAATGGTTGTTCCGCGACTCGTGCGGCAGGCGCTCGTTGGTGAGCCCCTGACCGTATACGGAGACGGCAACCAGACCAGGTGCTTCTCCTACGTCGGCGACATCGTTCCCGCCATCGTCCGCATTTCCGAGGAACCGCTTGCCTACGGAAATGCGTACAACCTCGGCGGCAGCTACGAGATTTCCATCCTGACGTTGGCCGAAAGGATTGTTGAACTCCTTGGGAGCGGCAGCGCCGTCACCTTGGTGCCTTATGAGCAGGCGTACTCGGAAGGCTACGAGGACATGCGCCGGCGGGTTCCGGACAACAGCAAGTCCTTTGGGCTTGTTGGCTTCGAGCCGAAGACCACCCTCGATGAAATCATCCTCAACGTCGCGGCCGACTACAAGCCGGCAAAAGTCCTGGATCCCGCAGGTTGGAAGATCACCCTCGCGTCTTGA
- a CDS encoding nucleotide sugar dehydrogenase: MAPNTKVKTLKAEPSGSSQSLHTQAPAWPEGAGTRTTTQDQAFTFDVAIVGMGYVGLPTALAINASGRRVLGLDVSDARLAVIREQRADLLDSDRERLSNALLDPTFMLSSDLSLLARAAAVVVCVPTPVDEYLVPDLSILRAACASVVDFATTGQLLMLTSTTYVGSTRDLLALPLAARGLIPGHDVFVAFSPERINPGVDSFSHEDVPRVVGGVTPACGEAAERLLSASTKLVHVVPSADVAEMTKLVENTFRAVNIALANEFADICHELNMEVMDVIDAASTKPYGFMAFTPGPGVGGHCIPCDPHYLLWQLRKARLTAPVIEQAMAGIAGRPHQVVEKARRILSDRNHGVAGARVMVLGVAYKPDVEDLRESPALEIIAALIADGAEVAFSDPWCQTAPDGHGGTLQSEQSPADWGADLVILHTRHSQMELDWLAEAPAVLDTTYRLPKADNVTRL, encoded by the coding sequence ATGGCACCGAACACGAAGGTAAAGACCCTCAAGGCAGAGCCCAGCGGGAGCTCGCAGTCCTTGCACACGCAGGCACCAGCTTGGCCGGAGGGCGCGGGAACACGGACAACCACACAGGACCAGGCTTTTACTTTCGACGTGGCGATCGTAGGCATGGGCTATGTCGGCCTGCCCACGGCCCTGGCCATCAACGCCTCGGGTCGGCGTGTTCTCGGCCTTGACGTGTCCGACGCCCGCCTGGCCGTGATCCGGGAGCAACGGGCAGATCTTCTGGACTCCGACAGGGAACGGCTCAGCAACGCGCTGCTGGACCCGACCTTCATGCTGAGCAGCGATTTGTCATTGCTTGCCCGCGCGGCGGCAGTGGTTGTGTGCGTTCCCACCCCCGTTGACGAGTACTTGGTCCCGGACCTCTCGATTCTCCGGGCGGCCTGTGCGTCGGTGGTGGATTTCGCCACCACTGGCCAGTTGCTGATGCTGACCTCTACGACCTACGTCGGATCCACGCGCGACCTTCTGGCTTTGCCCTTGGCTGCCAGGGGACTTATTCCGGGCCATGACGTGTTTGTGGCCTTCTCGCCCGAGCGCATCAACCCTGGCGTGGATTCGTTCTCACACGAAGACGTCCCCCGGGTAGTTGGCGGCGTGACCCCGGCCTGCGGCGAAGCTGCCGAACGGCTGCTGAGCGCCAGCACCAAGCTGGTTCACGTGGTGCCATCGGCGGATGTCGCCGAAATGACCAAGCTGGTGGAGAACACTTTCAGGGCCGTCAATATCGCCTTGGCTAACGAATTCGCTGATATCTGCCACGAACTCAACATGGAGGTCATGGACGTCATCGATGCGGCCTCCACGAAGCCGTATGGCTTCATGGCGTTCACCCCCGGTCCTGGAGTCGGCGGACACTGCATACCGTGCGACCCCCACTACTTGCTGTGGCAATTGCGCAAGGCCCGCTTGACGGCCCCGGTGATCGAGCAAGCGATGGCCGGGATTGCAGGCAGGCCGCACCAGGTGGTGGAAAAGGCCCGGCGTATCCTGTCGGACCGCAACCACGGTGTTGCCGGTGCCCGGGTCATGGTGCTCGGGGTCGCCTACAAGCCCGACGTCGAAGATCTCAGGGAATCCCCGGCGTTGGAAATCATTGCCGCCTTGATCGCCGACGGGGCGGAAGTGGCATTCTCCGATCCTTGGTGCCAGACGGCTCCCGATGGTCACGGCGGGACACTCCAATCCGAGCAATCGCCTGCTGACTGGGGTGCGGATCTGGTGATCCTGCACACCAGGCACAGCCAGATGGAACTTGACTGGCTGGCCGAAGCACCAGCAGTCCTCGACACGACATACCGCTTGCCCAAGGCCGACAACGTAACCCGCCTCTAG